The Rhea pennata isolate bPtePen1 chromosome Z, bPtePen1.pri, whole genome shotgun sequence genome includes a region encoding these proteins:
- the RAB27B gene encoding ras-related protein Rab-27B has protein sequence MTDGDYDYLIKLLALGDSGVGKTTFLYRYTDNKFNPKFITTVGIDFREKRVVYNSRGPNGSPGKAFKVHLQLWDTAGQERFRSLTTAFFRDAMGFLLMFDLTSQQSFLNVRNWMSQLQANAYCENPDIVLIGNKADLSDQREVNERQAKDLADKYGIPYFETSAATGQNVEKAVDTLLDLIMKRMEQCVDKTQVSDAANGGNSGKLDSTKPEEKKCAC, from the exons ATGACTGATGGAGACTATGATTATCTGATCAAGCTCCTGGCCCTTGGAGACTCTGGCGTTGGAAAAACAACATTCCTGTACAGATACACTGATAACAAATTTAATCCAAAATTCATCACAACAGTAGGGATAGATTTCCGGGAAAAACGAGTG GTATACAACAGCAGAGGACCAAATGGATCTCCAGGAAAAGCCTTTAAGGTACATCTCCAGCTTTGGGACACAGCTGGACAGGAAAG atTTCGAAGTCTTACCACAGcatttttcagagatgccaTGGGCTTTTTGCTAATGTTTGATCTTACCAGTCAACAGAGCTTCTTAAATGTCAGAAATTGGATGA GTCAGCTGCAAGCCAATGCATATTGTGAGAATCCAGATATAGTGCTGATTGGTAATAAAGCTGATTTATCAGACCAAAGGGAGGTAAATGAAAGGCAAGCAAAAGACCTGGCGGACAAATATGG CATACCGTACTTTGAAACGAGTGCTGCTACTGGACAAAATGTGGAGAAGGCTGTGGACACTCTCCTGGACTTGATTATGAAACGCATGGAGCAGTGCGTGGACAAGACGCAAGTCTCTGACGCCGCCAACGGGGGAAACTCGGGAAAGCTAGATTCAACAAAAccagaggagaaaaagtgtGCCTGCTGA